One window of the Candidatus Saccharibacteria bacterium genome contains the following:
- a CDS encoding HlyC/CorC family transporter: MIEFVLLFTSLLLILACGVFVAAEFSLIAVNRTTVERLAARSDGRAKGVLRALTTLSTQLSSAQVGITITNLLIGFLAEPAISELIRPWLEALGISGKLVTTLAVLLGLLLATALTMIFGELVPKNLAIAKPVATAKRVQGPLLFFTSVMQWPIRVLNGSANAFLRKIGIEPQEELASARSADELISLVRRSAEKGTIPRETAIMLERSLNFGDLTALDVMTPRVRVKALPKDAYVSDVFELAKHTGLSRFPVYGQSLDDVVGFVHIKHALAVARAERRKTALSTIMRPPILVPSTIELEPLLENLRAGGFQMAIVIDEFGGMDGLVTIEDLLEEIVGEVHDEHDRIRSDIRLMSDGTWLLSGLLRPDEVGEELGIFLPEEEEVETIGGLMLHHLEKIPAVGEWAELRCVDREGNEMIALLTVERMDGRRIDRIRLLLSTPGETSEGAV; encoded by the coding sequence ATGATAGAATTTGTTTTGCTTTTTACCTCTCTGCTGCTAATACTCGCGTGCGGTGTCTTTGTCGCAGCGGAGTTTTCACTTATAGCGGTGAACCGCACAACGGTAGAAAGGTTGGCCGCTAGAAGCGACGGAAGGGCTAAGGGAGTGCTTCGGGCACTAACCACGCTTTCGACACAGCTTTCGAGCGCGCAGGTGGGTATAACTATTACAAACCTCCTGATAGGGTTTTTGGCAGAGCCTGCCATATCGGAGCTGATTCGTCCATGGCTAGAAGCTCTGGGTATTTCAGGAAAGCTGGTCACAACACTTGCGGTGCTACTTGGTTTACTGCTTGCCACTGCACTCACCATGATATTTGGTGAGCTGGTACCCAAAAATCTCGCTATCGCAAAGCCTGTCGCAACTGCTAAGCGAGTGCAGGGGCCACTGCTGTTTTTTACCTCTGTTATGCAGTGGCCAATTCGTGTGCTGAATGGTAGTGCTAACGCGTTTTTGCGTAAAATCGGGATAGAGCCGCAGGAGGAACTGGCGTCTGCTCGCTCGGCCGACGAACTAATATCCCTTGTACGCCGTTCGGCCGAAAAAGGAACCATTCCCCGCGAAACGGCCATTATGCTCGAGCGCTCGCTTAACTTTGGTGACCTCACGGCGCTTGATGTGATGACCCCACGAGTTCGTGTAAAGGCTCTGCCAAAAGACGCATATGTCAGTGATGTGTTTGAGCTTGCCAAGCACACAGGGCTATCCCGATTTCCGGTATACGGGCAGAGCCTCGATGATGTGGTTGGTTTTGTACACATAAAGCACGCGTTGGCGGTGGCGAGAGCAGAGCGCCGTAAGACCGCGCTCAGTACTATTATGCGGCCGCCCATTTTGGTGCCATCCACTATAGAGCTTGAGCCGTTACTCGAGAATCTGCGAGCAGGGGGATTCCAGATGGCGATTGTTATAGATGAGTTTGGTGGTATGGACGGCCTTGTGACCATAGAAGATTTGCTCGAAGAAATTGTGGGAGAGGTGCACGATGAACATGACCGCATACGCTCCGATATCCGGCTTATGAGCGATGGAACATGGTTGCTTTCGGGGCTGCTGCGTCCTGACGAAGTCGGAGAAGAGCTGGGGATTTTTCTGCCCGAGGAAGAAGAAGTTGAGACCATTGGTGGGCTGATGCTGCATCATCTAGAGAAAATCCCCGCGGTTGGCGAGTGGGCGGAACTGCGCTGTGTCGACCGAGAAGGCAACGAAATGATTGCGCTGCTCACAGTTGAACGTATGGACGGGCGACGGATAGACCGTATACGGTTACTGCTCAGTACCCCTGGTGAAACAAGTGAGGGGGCGGTATGA
- a CDS encoding CPBP family intramembrane metalloprotease codes for MGKSDSILTESSKNKKAPFSWVNLQPGTWGLGRAFVGFIIAIVGAVVPGFILQAFAGNNMQSAESLTKFVNDNAYIALPMQYLFLFVLGITAMRLWSGKKYQQTELGLVRPKHRTDYLWAIGGGILFVLIAQLIAPLFPEVKAASQKVADQLVMGDNFLRDFMLMFAMAVGAPLGEDIVYRGIIMRGLYDKFSRFRSLAGRVLMIVMPIAISAVVFAMSHGGEGQNKQVVFLTIFGIIASLLYFKTGSFYVPVLAHSVCNMINIFLVIAAGSRPAPILYVFAILTPFISLALLDLTRKLIEPKLKIIVDSKS; via the coding sequence ATGGGAAAATCAGATTCAATACTTACAGAGTCATCAAAAAATAAAAAAGCGCCTTTTTCTTGGGTTAATCTGCAGCCAGGTACATGGGGTCTGGGTCGCGCCTTCGTCGGCTTCATTATCGCTATAGTTGGTGCAGTTGTGCCTGGATTTATACTGCAAGCATTTGCTGGCAATAATATGCAAAGTGCCGAGAGTCTCACAAAATTCGTAAACGACAACGCTTATATTGCCTTACCCATGCAATATCTATTTCTATTTGTACTCGGTATTACTGCTATGCGGCTTTGGAGTGGCAAAAAATATCAGCAAACCGAGCTTGGGCTGGTGCGACCAAAACATCGTACAGATTATTTATGGGCGATTGGCGGCGGTATATTGTTTGTATTGATAGCCCAACTCATCGCGCCCCTTTTCCCCGAGGTAAAAGCAGCCAGTCAAAAGGTTGCAGACCAACTTGTTATGGGCGATAACTTCTTGCGTGATTTTATGCTCATGTTTGCAATGGCAGTCGGTGCACCACTTGGCGAAGATATTGTGTACAGAGGTATTATTATGCGAGGGCTCTACGACAAATTTTCACGATTTCGTAGTCTAGCCGGCCGCGTCTTGATGATAGTCATGCCAATTGCCATCTCCGCGGTAGTATTTGCCATGTCTCATGGTGGCGAAGGCCAGAACAAACAAGTGGTTTTCTTAACCATCTTTGGCATAATTGCAAGCCTACTGTATTTTAAAACTGGCTCGTTCTATGTCCCTGTTCTCGCACATAGTGTCTGCAATATGATAAATATCTTTCTTGTTATTGCAGCCGGTTCGCGACCAGCTCCCATACTGTACGTCTTTGCAATCTTAACTCCGTTTATTTCACTCGCCTTACTTGACCTCACACGAAAACTAATTGAACCAAAACTCAAAATAATAGTCGACTCAAAATCATAG
- the maf gene encoding septum formation protein Maf, with protein MRQIILASTSPRRKELLNAMGWDFTVVSSEFQEYLDETRLVEEIAMELGRGKALSVAERFPDAIVIGSDTIVTVGETQLGKAADINDARRMWRLITSAPNKVTSSLAVICKSENVEHVTYDNAWVYLKPFNEAAVEAYLATGDYTDKAGAYAIQHIGDLLDHIEGSEDTILGLPTALLKDIFNKNFL; from the coding sequence ATGCGACAGATTATTTTGGCAAGTACCTCGCCACGAAGGAAGGAATTGCTTAACGCAATGGGCTGGGATTTTACGGTAGTGTCGAGTGAGTTTCAGGAATACCTTGATGAAACACGGCTAGTTGAAGAAATTGCTATGGAACTTGGCCGGGGAAAAGCGCTCTCCGTTGCAGAACGCTTCCCAGACGCAATCGTCATTGGCAGCGATACCATTGTCACCGTGGGCGAAACGCAACTTGGCAAGGCTGCAGACATCAACGACGCACGTCGAATGTGGCGGCTCATCACAAGCGCGCCAAACAAGGTTACTTCGTCACTGGCGGTTATTTGTAAGAGCGAAAACGTTGAGCATGTCACCTACGACAACGCATGGGTGTATTTAAAACCCTTTAATGAAGCGGCCGTGGAGGCGTATCTTGCCACCGGTGACTACACCGACAAAGCTGGCGCCTACGCCATTCAGCACATTGGTGACCTGCTCGACCATATCGAAGGTTCCGAAGACACCATTCTTGGCCTTCCGACAGCACTACTAAAAGACATCTTTAACAAGAACTTTTTATAA
- the typA gene encoding translational GTPase TypA, producing MSTQDPSKIRNIAIIAHVDHGKTTLVDGLLKQSHTFRENQAEMSQELIMDSGDQERERGITITAKVTAVQHGDYRINIVDTPGHADFSGEVERTLNMADGCLLIVDAQEGPMPQTKFVLERALEAELKPIVVINKIDKPGSRIAEVEDELADLFLELAVHEDQLHYPVYYAIGREGKAWVSVPDDATTEADLTPLFDAVIEKIPAPTVEVDKPFQMLVTALAWDNFKGKYAIGRITRGRVKAGDQVALCKKDGTTTKAKVELVFMSQGISKYEVPEGVAGDIVQLTGIAGAQIGETIADALQPEALPTIEVEAPTLRIYLGPNTSPFKGKEGEFNTSRQISERLQKELETNVGLQVSDDGIGFTVAGRGELHLGVLIETMRREGYEFEVGRPQVVTHVENGVEVEPVEEVIIEVPAEHVGTVQMELGQRRATLKEQFASPKGVTKLIYEMPTRALLGMRNILLTNTKGTIVMNTLVTGYAPVGQALEQLRNGVLIAFETGTTMPYSLETAEARGALFVGPAAQVYAGQIIGLANKREDMEINICKAKHLTNMRSKSSDGVVQLTPPTIYSLEQCLDFIENDELLEVTPENLRLRKRELDPNKRKRNNKY from the coding sequence ATGAGCACTCAGGACCCATCAAAAATTAGGAATATCGCGATTATTGCGCACGTTGACCATGGGAAAACGACGTTAGTTGATGGGCTGCTGAAACAGAGCCATACCTTTCGTGAAAACCAAGCCGAAATGAGCCAAGAGCTCATCATGGACAGCGGGGATCAAGAGCGCGAGCGGGGCATTACCATTACGGCAAAAGTGACGGCGGTGCAGCACGGTGACTACCGTATAAACATTGTCGATACGCCTGGTCACGCCGACTTTTCGGGCGAGGTGGAGCGCACGCTGAACATGGCCGATGGCTGCCTGCTGATTGTCGATGCACAGGAAGGTCCTATGCCGCAGACCAAATTTGTTCTGGAACGGGCACTTGAGGCGGAACTTAAGCCTATTGTGGTGATTAACAAAATTGATAAACCCGGTTCGCGCATTGCTGAGGTAGAGGATGAGCTAGCTGATTTGTTTTTAGAGCTCGCCGTTCATGAAGACCAGCTTCACTACCCGGTGTACTACGCCATTGGCCGAGAGGGCAAAGCTTGGGTTTCCGTCCCGGATGACGCGACGACAGAGGCCGATTTAACCCCATTGTTCGACGCGGTTATTGAGAAAATCCCGGCACCAACAGTTGAAGTCGACAAGCCGTTCCAAATGCTGGTGACGGCACTGGCGTGGGACAACTTTAAGGGAAAGTACGCCATAGGCCGGATTACGCGCGGCAGAGTGAAGGCTGGTGACCAAGTGGCGCTCTGCAAAAAAGATGGCACGACTACGAAAGCTAAAGTTGAGCTGGTTTTTATGAGCCAGGGTATCAGCAAATACGAAGTGCCCGAGGGTGTGGCCGGAGACATTGTGCAGCTTACCGGCATTGCCGGTGCGCAAATAGGCGAGACCATTGCCGACGCACTGCAGCCCGAAGCGCTGCCAACCATAGAAGTTGAGGCGCCGACACTCCGTATATACCTTGGTCCGAACACCAGTCCGTTTAAGGGCAAAGAAGGCGAGTTCAACACATCGCGCCAAATTAGCGAACGCTTGCAAAAAGAACTAGAAACAAACGTTGGTTTGCAGGTGAGCGATGATGGAATTGGCTTTACGGTGGCTGGGCGCGGCGAACTGCACCTGGGTGTGCTTATAGAAACCATGCGCCGTGAAGGGTACGAGTTTGAGGTTGGACGTCCACAGGTTGTAACGCACGTCGAAAACGGCGTAGAAGTTGAACCGGTGGAGGAAGTTATCATCGAAGTGCCAGCTGAGCATGTCGGCACTGTGCAAATGGAGCTTGGCCAGCGCCGCGCGACGCTAAAAGAACAATTTGCGAGCCCCAAGGGCGTTACTAAGCTTATATACGAAATGCCGACTCGCGCGCTGCTCGGTATGCGCAACATTCTGCTCACAAATACCAAGGGCACTATAGTTATGAACACGCTAGTCACCGGCTATGCGCCGGTTGGTCAGGCACTCGAACAGCTGCGAAATGGCGTGCTCATTGCCTTCGAAACGGGTACGACTATGCCGTATAGCCTCGAGACGGCCGAAGCGCGCGGCGCGTTATTCGTTGGTCCGGCTGCTCAGGTGTACGCCGGGCAAATCATCGGCCTTGCTAACAAACGCGAAGATATGGAAATAAACATCTGCAAAGCCAAACACCTTACCAACATGCGCAGTAAAAGCAGTGACGGCGTAGTACAGCTAACGCCACCAACTATCTATAGCCTAGAGCAGTGCCTTGACTTCATCGAAAATGACGAGCTGCTGGAAGTGACCCCTGAGAACTTGCGTCTCCGCAAACGCGAACTCGACCCCAACAAACGCAAACGAAATAATAAATATTGA
- a CDS encoding ABC transporter ATP-binding protein: protein MSDSIDIQELTKLYQGTTSPALDNLTLRVSPGEVYGFLGANGAGKSTTIRLLLNFIQPTSGTASIMGLDIVKDTVAVKKHVGYLSGEIALWPRVTGNEMFSYLGKLQFPDQAGDRLRLKTEYLAELIQRFEAEPEKPIGELSKGNRQKIGIIQALMHQPDVLILDEPTSGLDPLMQEVFYATIREASARGAAVFVSSHNLAEAQRMCDRVGIIKHGRLIHEQSVKNDENLATTTFRVVLAHPKDADKLRANRALKFISHEGHTVVVQPKKTIAEALAVLSTCSITALTTEQLNLEDEFLEYYGDGA from the coding sequence ATGAGCGATAGTATTGACATTCAGGAGTTGACCAAGCTATATCAAGGCACAACATCCCCAGCGCTCGATAACCTAACCTTACGGGTTAGTCCAGGTGAAGTGTACGGGTTTCTCGGGGCAAATGGCGCGGGCAAATCCACAACCATTCGGCTGCTGCTGAATTTTATCCAACCCACCAGTGGCACGGCGAGCATAATGGGCTTGGATATAGTGAAAGACACTGTGGCGGTTAAAAAACACGTTGGGTACCTGTCGGGTGAAATTGCGCTATGGCCGCGAGTAACCGGCAATGAGATGTTTTCGTATCTGGGAAAACTGCAATTCCCCGATCAAGCCGGGGACAGGCTCCGGTTAAAAACGGAGTATCTGGCCGAGCTTATTCAGCGGTTTGAAGCCGAGCCAGAAAAGCCAATTGGCGAACTCAGCAAAGGCAACCGCCAAAAAATAGGCATCATTCAAGCGCTTATGCACCAGCCCGACGTCCTCATACTCGACGAACCGACAAGCGGTCTCGACCCACTTATGCAAGAGGTGTTTTACGCGACCATTCGCGAAGCCAGCGCACGCGGAGCGGCCGTATTTGTCAGCAGCCACAACCTAGCTGAAGCCCAGCGGATGTGCGACCGCGTCGGCATAATCAAACATGGTCGGCTCATACATGAGCAATCAGTGAAAAACGATGAAAACCTGGCAACTACAACGTTTCGGGTTGTTCTGGCGCACCCCAAAGATGCCGATAAACTCCGCGCCAACCGGGCGCTCAAATTTATTTCGCACGAGGGTCACACGGTGGTAGTGCAGCCAAAGAAAACCATTGCCGAGGCACTCGCAGTGCTCAGCACCTGCAGCATCACAGCGCTGACGACCGAGCAGCTGAACCTAGAAGACGAATTTTTGGAATACTACGGAGACGGCGCATGA
- a CDS encoding DUF922 domain-containing protein, with translation MILRGKKRVSDASYIGTKPAFQKRYSGVAYLFCLFMLVYGNLFRVTGQLFPNASVTPIAYATNESAPSTPQPPTSPQTLSTQVAAGAPNQPTVVATMEKPKSCTSAGYTLPNALSLTSTATGLTNVIDPPTHYEVYGSSLSALRTAVLNCPARRAAGSYHALTAYQLNWAYTPVATNGVCRLENVRVGLHVNQFMPMFSPGSTTPPSVTSTWDAYSHALKTHEDGHTALDIEYATRLATALQNTGNMDCATLTRQTQSIIDSHVTMLNTANELYDSQTNHGATQGAVL, from the coding sequence GTGATTTTGAGAGGTAAAAAACGCGTTTCAGACGCGTCCTATATAGGTACGAAGCCAGCGTTCCAGAAACGCTACTCCGGTGTCGCCTACTTATTCTGCCTCTTTATGCTCGTATACGGCAACCTCTTCCGAGTGACCGGGCAGCTTTTTCCGAACGCTAGCGTAACGCCAATAGCCTACGCTACAAACGAATCCGCGCCCTCGACACCCCAGCCCCCTACATCCCCTCAAACCCTTAGCACCCAAGTGGCCGCTGGCGCACCCAACCAGCCAACGGTGGTTGCGACCATGGAAAAGCCAAAAAGCTGCACGAGTGCTGGCTACACCCTGCCGAATGCACTCAGCCTCACGTCGACCGCCACAGGCCTAACCAATGTCATTGACCCGCCCACGCACTATGAAGTATATGGTAGTAGCCTTTCCGCACTCCGCACCGCTGTGCTGAACTGCCCTGCGCGGCGTGCCGCCGGGTCGTATCACGCCCTCACCGCTTACCAGCTTAATTGGGCATACACGCCTGTGGCTACAAATGGCGTTTGCCGTCTAGAAAATGTCCGGGTCGGCCTACATGTTAATCAGTTTATGCCAATGTTTTCACCCGGGAGCACTACGCCACCATCGGTGACTTCCACTTGGGATGCGTATAGCCATGCACTCAAAACCCACGAAGACGGTCACACCGCTCTGGATATAGAGTACGCCACCAGGCTCGCTACAGCGCTCCAAAACACAGGCAACATGGACTGCGCCACACTAACACGCCAAACTCAAAGCATTATAGACAGCCACGTTACCATGCTCAACACGGCAAATGAACTCTACGACTCACAAACTAACCACGGCGCCACCCAGGGCGCGGTATTGTAA
- a CDS encoding ABC transporter permease subunit, protein MKDVIVWELRRRRKAILWWTIGSVVMTFVILALFPSIRDKAADMNAVINQMPKELRGLKTGGAAQIDVGNPAQFLNSQLFYITLPMIWIILAITRGAGILGREEQEHTLELLLARPIARGKLLLGKALALCTELAIVTSVTWLVLILFAPVFELHIGIWALTLATFYNGVFSLSYGFIAFALQAASKLTKRAATTIAVTLGFGGYILASLSSLTDWLKWPVKFLPYHYFTPLDILHGKTPRGLVMYLLLVFMLGTIVAMLGFRYRDIE, encoded by the coding sequence ATGAAAGATGTCATTGTTTGGGAGCTACGCAGGCGTCGAAAAGCTATACTCTGGTGGACTATTGGCAGCGTAGTAATGACTTTTGTCATTTTGGCGCTGTTTCCGTCTATCCGTGATAAGGCTGCGGATATGAATGCCGTGATAAACCAAATGCCAAAGGAGCTGCGTGGCCTGAAAACCGGCGGAGCTGCCCAGATAGACGTGGGCAACCCAGCCCAGTTTCTCAATTCCCAACTATTTTACATAACACTCCCTATGATATGGATTATTCTTGCCATTACTCGAGGCGCGGGTATTCTGGGGCGCGAAGAACAAGAACACACCCTAGAGCTTTTGCTGGCGCGGCCAATTGCCCGCGGCAAGTTACTACTTGGTAAGGCACTTGCACTATGTACCGAACTCGCCATTGTCACCTCAGTCACCTGGTTGGTACTTATTCTATTTGCACCAGTTTTTGAGCTGCACATCGGCATTTGGGCGCTTACGCTCGCCACGTTCTACAATGGAGTATTTTCGCTAAGCTACGGTTTTATAGCGTTTGCCTTGCAAGCCGCAAGCAAACTCACAAAGCGTGCAGCCACGACCATTGCCGTCACGCTTGGGTTTGGCGGCTACATTCTTGCCAGTCTCAGCAGCTTAACCGACTGGCTTAAATGGCCCGTTAAATTCTTGCCGTATCACTACTTTACACCGCTCGATATATTACACGGCAAAACACCACGAGGCTTAGTAATGTATTTATTATTGGTTTTTATGCTGGGCACTATTGTAGCTATGCTTGGTTTCCGCTACCGCGATATTGAATAA
- a CDS encoding replication-associated recombination protein A: MDARPLAERMRPSKLDDVVGQTHLVGAQKIIRQIVQNKEPTSLILWGPPGTGKTTLARIIATETGAEFVEISAVTSGKADVVKVIDRAEQNQRLGMQTILFVDEIHRFNKAQQDAFLPHVEAGTITLIGATTENPSFEVINPLLSRARVLVLEPLKRSEIMAILQRSAKQMKLSAKVLPKKSLELLADLSGGDARVALGNLELAQRLALGKTITPELVETAAQTKLPGYDKKGEQHYNIISAFIKSMRGSDPTAALYYMARMLQAGEDPKFIARRMVVFASEDIGLAAPAALNLAVSTFLAVERIGLPEAEINLSHCAVVLAKSPKSRESYDAWGKAKAAATQYPDLPVPLGLRNAPTSLMKDLGYGRSAKWEAGYQHPDGFLPPELASTDFFK; the protein is encoded by the coding sequence ATGGATGCGAGGCCGTTGGCGGAGAGGATGAGACCGAGTAAGCTCGACGATGTCGTGGGGCAAACTCACTTAGTGGGCGCACAAAAAATCATCCGGCAGATTGTACAGAACAAAGAACCGACCAGCCTCATCCTGTGGGGACCGCCCGGCACGGGTAAAACCACACTCGCGCGGATTATTGCGACCGAAACGGGTGCCGAGTTTGTAGAAATTAGCGCGGTGACGAGTGGCAAGGCAGATGTGGTGAAAGTTATCGACCGCGCGGAGCAAAACCAGCGGCTTGGCATGCAAACAATCTTGTTTGTGGACGAAATACACCGGTTTAACAAAGCGCAACAAGACGCTTTTTTGCCGCACGTAGAGGCCGGAACTATTACGCTCATAGGCGCAACCACCGAAAACCCGAGCTTTGAAGTTATAAACCCCCTGCTTTCCCGTGCCCGCGTACTTGTACTAGAGCCACTGAAACGAAGTGAAATTATGGCCATTTTACAGAGAAGCGCGAAACAAATGAAGTTAAGCGCGAAAGTTTTGCCCAAGAAATCGCTGGAGTTACTAGCCGACTTGAGCGGCGGTGATGCCCGTGTGGCGCTCGGCAACCTAGAGCTTGCTCAGCGGCTTGCGCTCGGCAAAACCATTACGCCAGAACTGGTCGAAACGGCCGCCCAGACAAAATTACCTGGCTACGACAAAAAGGGCGAACAGCACTACAACATCATTAGTGCGTTCATAAAGAGTATGCGCGGCAGCGACCCAACAGCGGCGCTCTACTACATGGCGCGGATGCTTCAGGCAGGCGAAGACCCAAAGTTTATTGCCCGCCGGATGGTGGTCTTTGCCAGCGAAGATATTGGCTTAGCCGCACCTGCCGCGCTCAATTTAGCCGTCTCAACATTCCTAGCAGTTGAACGAATCGGCCTACCCGAAGCCGAAATTAACCTCAGCCACTGCGCCGTGGTACTGGCTAAGTCACCAAAAAGCCGTGAAAGCTACGACGCGTGGGGCAAAGCAAAAGCCGCCGCCACACAGTACCCCGACCTGCCCGTCCCGCTCGGCCTCCGTAACGCCCCAACCAGCCTCATGAAAGACCTCGGTTATGGCCGTAGCGCCAAATGGGAAGCTGGCTACCAGCACCCCGACGGCTTCCTCCCACCGGAGCTCGCCAGCACCGACTTTTTCAAATAG
- a CDS encoding HlyC/CorC family transporter, with the protein MSVEMGLFITIMMLLGNAFFVGAEFALVSARRSNIELAALAGSRTAKVTLHAMERVSLMLAGAQLGVTVCSLVLGAAGEPLIAHLLDEPLHALGVSAAWNHPIAFAVALSLMVYLHVVIGEMIPKNISLATSTKAALILVPPLHLFVKMTRPVVVTLNALANAIVRAMGIHPSDEIRSSFSRDEVAGFVKESHREGLLSREEESLLSNTLDLEDHSVKRVIIPLNQLIVTSAHPTPAEIENLCASTGFSRFLVPGKKGSLRGYLHIKDVLQFADEKAHEPLAPNHIRPLGMIRPGTSLRSALLSMQQSGSHVAQVVNGHGVVTGAAMLEDVLEELIGTIRDETRK; encoded by the coding sequence ATGAGCGTAGAAATGGGGCTTTTTATTACCATCATGATGTTACTGGGCAATGCTTTTTTTGTGGGAGCAGAGTTTGCACTTGTTTCTGCCCGTCGGAGCAATATTGAGCTTGCAGCGTTGGCCGGTTCGCGTACCGCAAAAGTTACGCTGCACGCCATGGAGCGTGTGTCGCTTATGCTTGCAGGTGCTCAGTTAGGCGTAACTGTTTGTAGCCTGGTGCTCGGTGCTGCCGGCGAACCGCTTATTGCGCATCTGCTAGATGAGCCTCTCCATGCTTTGGGAGTGTCGGCGGCATGGAATCACCCTATAGCATTTGCGGTTGCGCTATCGCTAATGGTGTATTTACACGTTGTTATTGGCGAGATGATACCGAAAAATATATCGCTTGCTACATCCACGAAAGCAGCACTCATTTTGGTTCCGCCCCTACACTTATTTGTGAAGATGACTCGTCCGGTGGTGGTGACACTAAACGCCTTGGCAAATGCTATCGTGCGCGCAATGGGCATCCACCCAAGTGATGAAATCCGGAGCAGCTTTAGTCGTGACGAAGTGGCTGGGTTTGTCAAAGAATCTCACCGCGAAGGGCTGCTTAGCCGTGAGGAAGAGTCCCTGCTATCGAACACCCTTGATCTTGAAGACCATAGCGTGAAGCGGGTTATCATACCACTCAACCAGCTCATTGTTACTTCTGCGCATCCGACTCCAGCAGAAATAGAAAATCTCTGCGCTAGTACCGGTTTTTCACGATTTCTGGTTCCGGGCAAAAAGGGCTCACTGCGCGGGTATTTGCACATAAAAGATGTGCTGCAGTTTGCAGACGAAAAAGCCCATGAACCGCTGGCTCCGAACCACATACGGCCACTCGGCATGATTCGCCCCGGCACAAGCTTGCGCAGCGCGCTGCTTAGTATGCAGCAGTCTGGGTCACACGTAGCACAGGTGGTCAACGGCCACGGGGTTGTAACGGGAGCGGCCATGCTCGAAGACGTGCTAGAGGAGCTCATCGGCACCATTCGCGACGAAACTAGGAAATAA
- a CDS encoding LysM peptidoglycan-binding domain-containing protein has product MRNTVRTAVALATVLCGITMPHASAQTLGFQQDKDFVSTVMLARTDDANEVKQTEEKKANEVKPAPSAEPSAPAPVMVTVQPGDSLSKIAEAHGTTWTRLFFANTAIANPNVINPGDQVRVPRADEVLAERPLPQPVVVATPVTTSYRAAAPRSAAPATSYPISANAAKAYIYSRESGNNPNATNPTGCYGLGQDCNGVLRTSCGADYACQDAYFDGYATRRYGSWEAAYAFWQANHWW; this is encoded by the coding sequence ATGCGTAACACCGTACGAACAGCGGTCGCACTGGCGACCGTACTCTGTGGTATCACCATGCCACATGCATCAGCTCAAACGCTGGGCTTTCAACAAGATAAAGATTTTGTCAGCACAGTCATGCTGGCCAGGACTGACGACGCAAACGAAGTGAAGCAAACAGAGGAGAAAAAGGCAAATGAAGTGAAGCCTGCTCCCTCCGCCGAACCATCAGCTCCAGCGCCAGTCATGGTAACGGTACAGCCGGGTGATAGCCTCAGCAAGATTGCCGAAGCTCATGGCACCACCTGGACGCGCCTGTTTTTCGCCAACACGGCCATTGCAAATCCAAACGTCATTAATCCCGGCGACCAAGTTCGCGTGCCTAGGGCAGATGAAGTCCTAGCCGAGCGGCCATTGCCTCAACCCGTTGTGGTTGCCACGCCCGTAACAACAAGCTACCGCGCAGCAGCCCCCCGGTCGGCAGCACCAGCTACGAGCTACCCCATTAGCGCCAACGCTGCAAAAGCTTACATATACTCACGTGAAAGCGGCAACAACCCAAATGCTACCAACCCTACAGGCTGCTACGGCCTTGGTCAGGACTGCAACGGTGTGCTTAGAACTTCCTGCGGTGCCGACTATGCCTGTCAAGATGCATACTTCGACGGCTACGCGACACGCCGCTACGGCAGCTGGGAAGCCGCCTACGCATTCTGGCAAGCAAACCACTGGTGGTAA